One Plectropomus leopardus isolate mb chromosome 1, YSFRI_Pleo_2.0, whole genome shotgun sequence DNA segment encodes these proteins:
- the LOC121944850 gene encoding low choriolytic enzyme-like codes for MTPVFLFLLLFLSLTAIPPGASDDGPQKEERLDVSEILARANADITTPLTHGDIVPNLQRNADPCTARGCKWPKRGDYVFVPIHISSRYTRDERRIIIRGLLTFHSSTCIRFVWRRYWHRRYLYIYSGSGCWSYVGRQRRGQPVSLKKNGCLYQNIVQHEVLHALGFHHEHIRSDRDRYISILTQNIQSGMEHNFDQQQTNNLGTPYDFNSVMHYSRYAFSKNGEPTIIAKSNPNLNFGWAREMSPYDTARINKLYKCSSK; via the exons ATGACTCcagttttccttttcctcctcctcttcctctccttaaCGGCCATTCCTCCG GGTGCATCTGATGATGGACCTCAGAAAG AGGAGCGCTTGGATGTCTCTGAAATCCTCGCAAGAGCAAATGCTGACATTA CAACGCCCCTTACGCATGGCGACATTGTGCCAAATTTACAGAGGAATGCAGATCCCTGCACGGCCAGAGGCTGCAAGTGGCCCAAACGTGGAGACTACGTCTTCGTGCCTATCCACATCTCCTCCAGATACA CCAGAGACGAGCGCAGAATCATCATAAGAGGCCTCCTTACATTCCACAGCTCCACCTGCATTCGCTTTGTCTGGAGGCGCTACTGGCATCGCAGATACCTCTACATCTACTCTGGATCTGg GTGTTGGTCCTACGTGGGCCGTCAAAGACGAGGACAGCCGGTctccctgaaaaaaaatggctgtttgTACCAGAACATAGTGCAGCACGAGGTTCTCCACGCTCTGGGCTTCCATCACGAGCACATCCGCTCCGACAGAGACCGATACATCTCCATCCTCACCCAGAACATCCAGTCAG GAATGGAACACAACTTTGATCAGCAGCAGACTAACAACCTGGGTACTCCCTATGACTTCAACTCTGTCATGCATTACAGCAG ATACGCCTTCTCCAAAAACGGCGAGCCAACCATCATCGCAAAGAGCAACCCTAACCTCAACTTTGGATGGGCCAGAGAGATGAGCCCCTATGACACCGCCCGCATCAACAAGCTTTATAAATGCT CAAGTAAATGA